Proteins encoded within one genomic window of Prochlorococcus marinus str. MIT 9515:
- the psaA gene encoding photosystem I core protein PsaA: MTISPPESGEKDKKILESPVKADPRPIDFAKLDKPGFWSSKLSKGPKTTTWIWNLHADAHDFDVHTGDAEEATRKIFSAHFGHLAVIFIWMSAAFFHGARFSNYSGWLADPTHVKPGAQQVWAIVGQEMLNGDLGANYNGIQISSGVFHMWRAWGITNESELMALAIGAVVMAALMLHAGIFHYHKAAPKMEWFQDVESMMNHHLAGLLGLGSLAWAGHTIHIGAPTAALLDAIDAGSPLIINGKEIATIADIPMPHQLCDPQIVGQIFPGLASGTGNFFSLNWFAFSDFLTFKGGLNPVTGSLWMTDIAHHHLAIAVLFIIAGHMYRTNYGIGHSMKEILDAHQGDPILFPAPRGHQGLFDFMAESRHAQLSVNLALLGSLSIIISHHMYAMPPYPYIATDYMTVLGLFTHHMWIGGLFIVGAGAHAGIAMVRDYDPAKHIDNVLDRVLKARDALISHLNWVCMWLGFHSFGLYIHNDTMRALGRPQDMFSDKAIQLQPIFAQWIQNIQSSGVGTTLLEGNGVSQVFNGETISVGGKVAMTGIPLGTADLMIHHIHAFQIHVTVLILLKGVLYARSSRLIPDKASLGFRFPCDGPGRGGTCQVSSWDHVFLALFWMYNCLSIVIFHFSWKMQSDVWGLTGGNFAQSAITINGWLRDFLWAQAAQVLTSYGQSISMYGLMFLGAHFIWAFSLMFLFSGRGYWQELFESIVWAHNKLKVAPTIQPRALSITQGRAVGVTHFLVGGIATTWAFFHARLFGIG; encoded by the coding sequence ATGACCATTAGCCCACCAGAAAGTGGAGAAAAAGACAAAAAGATTTTGGAATCACCCGTTAAGGCTGATCCTAGACCTATTGATTTCGCCAAATTAGATAAACCAGGTTTCTGGTCAAGTAAATTATCCAAAGGTCCGAAAACCACAACTTGGATTTGGAATTTACATGCAGACGCCCACGATTTTGATGTACATACAGGAGATGCTGAAGAAGCCACCAGAAAAATATTCTCAGCTCACTTTGGACATCTTGCAGTAATTTTCATATGGATGAGTGCTGCATTTTTCCATGGAGCAAGATTCTCAAACTATTCAGGGTGGTTGGCTGATCCTACCCATGTAAAGCCTGGAGCTCAACAAGTGTGGGCAATCGTAGGTCAAGAGATGCTAAATGGTGATCTTGGTGCTAATTACAATGGAATACAAATAAGCTCTGGAGTATTCCACATGTGGCGAGCCTGGGGAATTACAAATGAGAGTGAATTGATGGCATTAGCTATTGGAGCGGTTGTAATGGCTGCACTAATGCTTCATGCAGGGATATTCCATTACCACAAAGCTGCTCCAAAAATGGAATGGTTCCAAGATGTTGAGTCCATGATGAATCATCATTTGGCTGGCCTATTGGGACTAGGTTCTTTAGCTTGGGCAGGTCATACTATTCATATTGGTGCCCCTACAGCAGCTCTTTTAGATGCGATTGATGCTGGCAGCCCACTGATTATTAACGGAAAAGAGATAGCAACAATTGCTGATATTCCAATGCCTCATCAATTGTGTGATCCACAAATTGTTGGTCAAATCTTCCCGGGTCTTGCAAGTGGTACAGGTAACTTCTTTAGTTTGAATTGGTTCGCTTTTTCAGATTTCTTAACTTTCAAGGGAGGACTTAATCCGGTTACTGGAAGCTTATGGATGACTGATATTGCACATCATCATCTTGCAATTGCTGTACTGTTCATAATTGCTGGTCATATGTACAGGACTAATTATGGAATTGGTCATAGTATGAAAGAAATATTAGATGCACATCAGGGAGATCCCATTCTTTTTCCTGCGCCTAGAGGTCATCAAGGTCTTTTTGATTTTATGGCGGAAAGTAGACATGCTCAGTTATCGGTTAACTTAGCCTTGCTTGGATCTTTATCTATTATCATCTCCCATCATATGTATGCAATGCCTCCATATCCTTACATTGCTACCGATTATATGACTGTATTGGGATTGTTTACCCACCATATGTGGATAGGAGGTCTGTTTATTGTTGGAGCTGGAGCACACGCAGGAATAGCTATGGTAAGAGACTATGATCCAGCAAAACACATAGATAATGTCTTAGATAGAGTATTGAAAGCTAGGGACGCGTTAATAAGTCACCTTAATTGGGTTTGTATGTGGTTAGGTTTTCATAGTTTTGGACTTTATATTCACAACGACACTATGAGAGCTTTGGGTAGACCTCAAGATATGTTTAGTGATAAAGCAATTCAATTACAACCAATTTTTGCTCAATGGATACAAAATATTCAATCATCAGGAGTTGGAACAACACTCTTAGAAGGTAATGGGGTAAGCCAAGTATTTAATGGTGAGACAATATCTGTTGGAGGAAAAGTTGCGATGACTGGTATCCCTCTAGGAACTGCTGATTTAATGATTCACCACATTCATGCATTCCAGATACATGTAACAGTACTAATTCTCCTTAAAGGTGTCCTTTATGCAAGAAGTTCAAGGTTAATTCCTGATAAAGCATCACTTGGATTTAGATTCCCATGTGATGGTCCTGGAAGAGGAGGTACATGTCAGGTTTCTTCCTGGGATCATGTCTTCTTGGCACTTTTCTGGATGTATAATTGTCTATCAATTGTTATTTTCCATTTTTCTTGGAAAATGCAAAGTGATGTTTGGGGTCTTACAGGAGGTAATTTTGCTCAAAGTGCAATAACTATTAATGGATGGTTAAGAGACTTTTTATGGGCACAAGCAGCACAGGTATTGACAAGTTACGGTCAATCAATAAGTATGTATGGCTTAATGTTCTTAGGTGCTCACTTTATTTGGGCATTTAGCTTAATGTTCCTATTTAGTGGAAGAGGATACTGGCAAGAACTATTTGAATCAATTGTTTGGGCACACAATAAATTGAAAGTCGCTCCAACAATTCAACCAAGAGCACTATCAATTACTCAAGGTCGTGCAGTTGGTGTAACTCACTTCTTAGTGGGTGGTATAGCTACTACTTGGGCATTTTTCCATGCTCGCCTTTTCGGGATTGGCTAA
- the cobJ gene encoding precorrin-3B C(17)-methyltransferase — protein MKGIAIGFSDASKEILKRLKKTEFINEIYIGSSSQIDKKIKDSIECLKPKLILKKKWKELELIIFVGSVGASIRLINSLLSSKDKDPGIIVIDKKGSKIIPLIGAHQSNVQNIAFQICNLFGGEIIETNNSIEENYLNIDSFGYQWGWKRSGDTKDWSKLVIKQANNKEIFCSQSSGNDLWKTSDSGKNITQISEKDNEPNKASFNISIFSNHKNTWHPAMLWIGLGCERNTSKQLIEDSIQKFLATNNLSPLSIAGYATIDIKKDEQAFLKISRENKLPIKFFRAELLSTINVPNPSNIVLNEIGTPSVAEAACILAAGEGAKLLGEKKIFKNIDLSKSKFGAVTIAVARSKNQYYPLTGEIHVVGIGPGDISYLTNDARKALSKCSIWIGYKMYLDLIKPLKRKDQVIIESNLTEERERCEKAIKLSEEGIKVALISSGDAGVYGMAGLLLELIQTMKKELRPSFEIHPGISSMQLAAALGGAPLMNDFCSISLSDKLTPWESIEKRIEGALLGDFVITIFNPQSIERNWQLKRAIKLVLGHRPGNTPVLVGRQVGRKNQSKRFFSLDSIPLEEIDMLSIIIIGNSKTTLVDDIFLTPRGYL, from the coding sequence TTGAAAGGTATTGCAATAGGTTTTTCAGATGCTTCAAAAGAGATTTTAAAAAGACTAAAAAAAACTGAATTTATTAATGAGATTTATATCGGAAGCTCATCTCAAATAGATAAAAAAATCAAAGATTCAATTGAGTGCTTGAAACCCAAGCTAATTCTGAAAAAAAAATGGAAAGAATTGGAGTTAATTATCTTTGTCGGGTCAGTAGGAGCCTCAATCAGACTTATCAATTCTTTATTATCTTCAAAAGATAAAGATCCTGGAATAATTGTGATTGATAAAAAAGGATCAAAAATCATTCCATTGATTGGAGCACATCAATCAAATGTACAAAATATTGCATTTCAAATATGTAATTTATTTGGTGGTGAAATTATAGAAACTAATAATTCAATTGAGGAAAATTACTTAAATATTGATTCATTTGGATATCAATGGGGATGGAAAAGGTCTGGAGATACAAAAGACTGGTCAAAACTGGTAATAAAGCAAGCCAATAATAAAGAAATTTTTTGTAGCCAATCCTCAGGCAATGATTTATGGAAAACTTCAGACTCAGGAAAAAATATTACTCAAATTTCAGAGAAAGATAATGAGCCAAATAAAGCATCCTTTAATATAAGTATATTTAGTAATCATAAAAATACTTGGCATCCCGCCATGTTATGGATCGGTTTAGGTTGCGAGAGAAATACTAGCAAACAACTAATTGAAGACTCCATACAAAAATTTTTAGCAACTAATAATTTATCTCCATTATCAATTGCAGGATATGCAACCATCGATATTAAAAAAGATGAGCAAGCATTTTTAAAAATCTCACGAGAAAACAAATTGCCTATAAAATTTTTCAGGGCAGAGCTACTATCTACTATTAACGTACCTAATCCATCAAATATAGTACTTAATGAGATTGGTACACCTTCAGTAGCTGAAGCCGCTTGCATTTTAGCTGCTGGAGAAGGAGCAAAACTATTGGGTGAAAAGAAAATCTTTAAAAATATCGATCTTTCAAAAAGTAAATTTGGTGCGGTAACGATAGCCGTAGCTCGGTCTAAAAATCAATATTACCCACTAACAGGCGAAATTCATGTTGTAGGTATTGGACCGGGAGATATTTCCTATTTAACAAATGATGCTCGAAAAGCCTTATCAAAATGTTCTATATGGATTGGATATAAAATGTATTTGGATCTAATTAAACCGCTTAAAAGAAAAGATCAGGTAATTATTGAAAGCAATCTTACTGAAGAAAGAGAGAGATGTGAGAAAGCCATAAAACTTTCTGAGGAAGGAATAAAAGTAGCACTTATATCCTCTGGGGATGCAGGTGTTTATGGAATGGCTGGTCTGCTTTTGGAATTAATTCAAACAATGAAAAAAGAATTAAGGCCCTCATTTGAAATACATCCTGGAATCAGTAGCATGCAACTAGCAGCTGCACTTGGTGGTGCTCCATTAATGAACGACTTCTGTTCAATAAGCTTGAGTGATAAGTTAACCCCATGGGAATCCATTGAAAAAAGAATTGAGGGTGCTTTATTGGGAGACTTTGTAATTACCATTTTCAATCCACAATCAATCGAAAGAAATTGGCAATTGAAAAGAGCTATAAAATTAGTCTTAGGTCATAGACCTGGAAATACTCCAGTATTAGTAGGCAGACAAGTAGGAAGGAAAAATCAATCAAAGAGATTTTTTAGTTTGGATAGCATCCCTTTAGAAGAAATAGATATGCTTTCAATAATCATTATTGGCAATTCTAAAACTACCTTAGTTGATGATATATTTTTAACCCCAAGAGGATATCTTTGA
- a CDS encoding TIGR01548 family HAD-type hydrolase: MNNFGVILFDIDGVIRSVENSYRLSLKKTVYQFCGWEPSYQDIDNAKNEGIWNNDWDLSLEFIKRNIQKTNSKLKPPNREDIVRCFEDFYFGGNPKKDSKDWSGFIKNEELLVKKEFFKFLSGIGIIWGFVSGAESASAKFVLEKRLQLASPPLIAMGDAPDKPNPEGFLYLASKLSKKSLGKENIPIAYVGDTIADVNTVINAKKRIPDQNFMSIGIAPPHLHLKSRRKERTLYESKLKEAGADLILDSVNELKNIDIDFFKKYQL, encoded by the coding sequence TTGAATAATTTTGGTGTAATTTTATTTGATATTGATGGAGTTATACGAAGCGTAGAAAATAGTTATAGGCTTTCGCTAAAAAAAACAGTTTACCAATTTTGCGGTTGGGAACCTAGTTATCAGGATATTGATAATGCAAAAAACGAGGGTATCTGGAATAATGATTGGGATTTAAGTTTAGAATTTATAAAGAGGAATATTCAAAAAACAAACTCAAAACTTAAACCGCCTAATAGAGAAGATATAGTTAGGTGTTTTGAAGACTTCTACTTTGGCGGCAACCCAAAGAAAGATAGTAAAGATTGGTCAGGCTTTATAAAAAATGAGGAGCTATTAGTAAAAAAAGAATTTTTTAAATTTTTAAGTGGAATTGGGATTATTTGGGGATTTGTAAGTGGAGCTGAATCTGCTTCTGCAAAATTTGTTTTAGAAAAAAGACTACAATTAGCATCTCCTCCCTTAATAGCGATGGGTGATGCCCCTGACAAGCCAAATCCTGAAGGTTTTCTTTACTTAGCAAGCAAGCTATCTAAGAAAAGTCTCGGGAAAGAAAATATCCCAATAGCATACGTTGGCGACACAATTGCGGATGTAAATACAGTTATTAATGCAAAAAAAAGAATCCCAGATCAAAATTTTATGAGTATTGGAATAGCTCCACCTCACCTTCACTTGAAATCTAGAAGAAAAGAACGCACTTTATATGAATCGAAACTTAAGGAGGCAGGAGCTGATTTAATTCTTGATTCAGTGAATGAGCTTAAAAATATAGATATTGATTTTTTTAAAAAATATCAACTATGA
- a CDS encoding DUF6492 family protein, translating to MKNSYDIVTCISNNHLEIGIRAIRSLIELSEAKRIFIITPKKNINFFKQNFPKENSLIILDEDKIIPNIKLTDVANTLREYGGKAERAGWYFQQFLKMNISRYPNLSEYYLIWDSDTVMLKKIKFFDESNKLIINTSKEFHKPYFQTIKNFGLLKTNNFSFISEHMLINSKIMNDLISLIEKANSKNLSWVKTVISQINKEHLNETGSGFSEFETYGTYLSKYHPNSFVTNKLKSCRNTYSLFGKHNQINTFLILRFYGYYWASFENWDLKTQNFKNLRLIRIFNNLVANFLIIFINITNSYKHNFEFSRYLAMPLLK from the coding sequence ATGAAAAATTCCTATGATATTGTAACTTGCATTAGTAACAATCACTTAGAAATTGGAATTCGCGCTATTAGGTCCTTAATTGAATTATCTGAAGCGAAGAGGATATTTATAATTACTCCTAAAAAAAATATAAATTTTTTCAAACAAAATTTTCCTAAAGAGAATTCATTAATTATTCTTGATGAGGATAAAATAATTCCCAATATAAAACTAACTGATGTTGCCAATACTCTTAGAGAATATGGAGGTAAGGCAGAGAGAGCAGGTTGGTATTTTCAACAATTCTTGAAAATGAATATTTCAAGGTATCCCAACTTATCAGAATATTATTTAATTTGGGATTCAGATACCGTTATGCTAAAAAAAATTAAATTCTTCGACGAATCAAATAAATTAATTATTAATACGAGCAAAGAATTTCATAAACCCTATTTTCAAACCATAAAAAATTTTGGTCTACTTAAAACAAATAACTTCTCTTTTATTAGCGAGCATATGCTAATTAATTCAAAGATAATGAATGATTTAATATCTTTAATAGAAAAAGCGAATTCTAAAAATCTTTCTTGGGTAAAAACTGTAATAAGTCAAATTAATAAAGAGCATTTAAACGAAACCGGAAGTGGTTTTAGTGAATTTGAGACATATGGTACCTATTTATCTAAATATCACCCCAATTCTTTTGTGACAAATAAATTGAAATCCTGCAGAAATACTTATTCCTTATTTGGCAAACACAATCAAATTAATACATTCTTAATTTTGAGATTTTACGGCTATTATTGGGCATCATTCGAGAACTGGGATTTAAAAACTCAAAATTTCAAAAATTTGAGATTAATTCGTATTTTTAACAATCTTGTAGCTAATTTTTTAATTATTTTTATTAACATCACAAATTCATACAAACATAACTTTGAATTTTCAAGATATCTTGCAATGCCACTTTTAAAATAA
- a CDS encoding DUF5989 family protein: MKAFFDLVIDIWDFMKVRKKYWLAPLIITIVLMGALIVFTQGSVVAPFIYSIF, from the coding sequence ATGAAAGCATTCTTTGATTTAGTTATAGACATTTGGGACTTTATGAAAGTTCGCAAAAAGTATTGGTTGGCACCTTTGATTATTACGATTGTCCTCATGGGTGCGCTTATAGTCTTCACACAAGGTTCAGTTGTTGCTCCATTTATTTACTCGATTTTTTAA
- a CDS encoding SxtJ family membrane protein, with the protein MDAGVCTGLIMKETISKKQLREFGFLIGFGLPILIGWLLPVLAGHGFRLWTVWIGFPAFIIGMASPRLLYYPYKIWIALGHALGWVNSKIILGLIFIVILLPIAFIMRITGYDSLRTRRKGEKTYRENRQDHQTDLKRIF; encoded by the coding sequence ATGGATGCAGGAGTTTGCACTGGATTGATCATGAAAGAAACAATTTCAAAAAAACAACTACGAGAGTTCGGATTTCTTATTGGTTTTGGATTGCCCATATTGATTGGTTGGTTACTTCCTGTACTTGCTGGCCATGGATTCAGGTTATGGACTGTTTGGATTGGCTTTCCAGCATTTATAATAGGTATGGCTTCACCTCGACTATTGTATTATCCATACAAAATTTGGATAGCACTTGGTCATGCCCTTGGATGGGTTAATAGCAAAATTATCCTTGGTCTTATTTTCATAGTTATTCTTTTACCGATTGCATTTATAATGCGTATTACCGGATATGACTCATTAAGAACTAGACGAAAAGGAGAGAAGACCTACCGAGAAAACAGGCAAGATCATCAAACAGACCTCAAACGTATTTTTTGA
- a CDS encoding carbamoyltransferase, with product MSSYILGLSCYYHDSAAALIKDGEIIAAAQEERFSRKKHDSSFPKNAIYYCLKSQGITLSDIKEIVYYEKPLLTFERLLETYLGAAPRGGRSFIAAMQVWLKEKLFLKTELQKNLKEVQASFESEINVIPNLLFSEHHLSHASAAFYPSPFEESIVLCMDGVGEWATTSAWIGKGKSIKPLWEISFPHSLGLLYSSFTYYCGFKVNSGEYKLMGLAPYGEPKYVDKIKKHLIDIKEDGTFRLDISYFKYHRGFRMTGRKFHELFGKQPRKSETELTQFHMDLAASIQAVTEEVVLKLAKSLRQETGIKNICLAGGVALNCVANGKLLLEKIFDNIWIQPASGDAGSALGAALVGWHQHHQQERITNTNDSMKGTYLGPEFSNEEITKYLHRISAPYHTHVDVDLFELLAEELEKGHVIGWFNGPMEFGPRSLGGRSILGDPRNQKMQSLMNLKIKFRESFRPFAPSVLEEDVSNQFEMSTKSPYMLLVAPVKKELCIQMTEEQDKLFGIEKLNIRRSSLPAITHVDYSARVQTVSSTTNPRYYKLIDAFKRKTGCPTIVNTSFNVRGEPIVCTPQDAYRCFMRTEMDILVLQNQILFKGEQPKVEKDEKWMQEFALD from the coding sequence ATGAGTTCTTATATTCTTGGTCTGTCTTGTTATTACCATGATAGTGCTGCTGCTCTAATAAAGGATGGTGAGATAATTGCTGCTGCACAAGAAGAAAGATTCTCTCGAAAAAAGCATGATTCTAGCTTTCCTAAGAATGCAATTTACTACTGCCTTAAATCTCAGGGAATCACTCTTTCAGATATCAAAGAGATAGTATATTATGAGAAACCTCTTCTTACATTTGAACGTCTTCTCGAGACTTATTTAGGCGCTGCGCCAAGAGGAGGCAGATCATTCATTGCAGCAATGCAAGTTTGGTTGAAGGAAAAGCTATTCTTAAAAACTGAACTTCAAAAGAATCTTAAAGAGGTACAAGCATCTTTTGAATCTGAGATTAATGTTATACCAAATTTACTTTTTTCAGAGCATCATCTTTCTCATGCTTCTGCTGCTTTCTATCCAAGCCCCTTTGAGGAGTCTATAGTCTTATGCATGGATGGAGTGGGCGAGTGGGCAACAACCTCTGCTTGGATTGGTAAAGGTAAAAGCATTAAACCACTCTGGGAAATAAGTTTTCCTCATTCCCTTGGTTTGCTGTATTCCTCCTTTACTTATTATTGCGGATTTAAGGTCAATTCTGGTGAATATAAACTAATGGGTCTTGCTCCTTATGGCGAACCTAAATATGTCGATAAGATCAAGAAACATTTGATTGACATAAAAGAAGACGGTACATTCCGTCTGGATATAAGTTACTTTAAATACCATCGAGGATTCCGTATGACAGGACGGAAGTTCCACGAACTATTTGGTAAACAACCTCGAAAATCAGAAACGGAACTTACCCAGTTCCATATGGACTTGGCGGCATCAATCCAGGCAGTTACGGAAGAGGTTGTCCTGAAGTTAGCAAAATCGCTTAGGCAAGAAACTGGCATCAAGAATATATGTCTAGCTGGAGGAGTTGCTCTTAATTGTGTTGCTAATGGTAAATTGCTACTAGAAAAGATCTTTGATAATATTTGGATTCAACCTGCAAGTGGGGATGCCGGTTCTGCACTGGGCGCAGCCTTGGTTGGTTGGCATCAACATCACCAACAGGAAAGGATTACTAATACTAATGACTCCATGAAGGGTACCTACCTGGGTCCCGAGTTTAGTAATGAAGAAATAACAAAATACCTTCATAGAATTAGTGCTCCTTACCACACTCACGTTGATGTTGATTTATTTGAACTTTTAGCAGAAGAATTAGAGAAGGGTCATGTAATTGGTTGGTTCAATGGTCCTATGGAGTTTGGCCCGCGTTCCTTAGGAGGAAGGTCGATCCTTGGTGATCCACGAAATCAAAAAATGCAGAGCCTGATGAACCTGAAAATTAAGTTTAGAGAGAGTTTCAGGCCATTTGCTCCATCTGTACTCGAAGAAGATGTCAGCAATCAGTTCGAGATGAGTACCAAAAGTCCATATATGCTATTGGTTGCCCCAGTAAAAAAGGAACTCTGTATTCAAATGACAGAAGAGCAAGATAAACTCTTTGGAATTGAGAAACTCAATATCCGTAGGTCATCATTGCCCGCTATTACCCATGTGGATTACTCAGCAAGAGTTCAGACTGTAAGTAGCACCACAAATCCAAGATACTATAAATTAATTGATGCTTTCAAGCGAAAAACTGGTTGCCCCACCATCGTGAATACTTCATTCAATGTTAGAGGTGAACCAATTGTCTGTACTCCACAGGATGCTTATAGATGTTTTATGAGGACAGAGATGGATATTCTAGTTCTTCAAAATCAAATTCTTTTTAAGGGGGAGCAACCTAAGGTAGAGAAAGATGAAAAATGGATGCAGGAGTTTGCACTGGATTGA
- the alr gene encoding alanine racemase — MQISFNNRKNNVDTNLNFQGEIDPTQRAWIEVSRKAIEANVRKLRSKLKNNCEFMAVVKADGYGHDAKVVSENAIRGGASQLGVATLKEGIKLRSSSINVPILVLGNLYAKKDLLICFRNDLMPTVSSIRECLICNEIGKINNMKFSLHLKIDTGMSRLGFECDEFVQQFNNIKSLKNIDVKGIYSHLACADEKNALNPKSRTQLQREKFQELLKLVSIDNTKNIKIHLANSAGMILGKNFHFDMVRVGLAMYGYDPLINTTEKSLLKPALFLKAKVTFVRTIEKGVGVSYGNKFVSDRKTKLAVLSIGYADGIIRSLSGKISLIHNKKLYPQVGSITMDQMMVDITDSEDIKVGSTMLLLGSDGEQTISPIDWAHKCDSIPWEILCSFKNRLPRVQVD, encoded by the coding sequence ATGCAGATTTCCTTTAATAATCGAAAAAATAATGTGGATACTAATTTAAATTTTCAAGGAGAAATTGATCCAACTCAAAGAGCATGGATAGAAGTAAGCAGAAAAGCAATAGAGGCTAACGTTAGGAAGTTAAGATCAAAATTAAAAAATAATTGTGAATTCATGGCAGTTGTGAAGGCTGATGGATATGGACATGATGCCAAAGTTGTATCTGAAAATGCGATTAGAGGTGGTGCTTCTCAATTAGGAGTAGCAACCTTAAAGGAGGGAATAAAACTTCGCTCTTCAAGCATAAATGTCCCAATTCTTGTTCTTGGGAATCTTTATGCAAAAAAAGATTTATTAATATGTTTTAGAAATGATTTGATGCCAACTGTTAGTTCGATTAGGGAATGTTTAATTTGTAATGAAATAGGCAAGATCAATAATATGAAATTTTCGTTACATCTAAAAATTGATACTGGGATGTCAAGATTGGGATTTGAATGTGATGAATTCGTACAACAATTTAATAATATAAAATCTCTTAAAAATATAGATGTTAAGGGCATATATAGTCATCTTGCATGCGCAGATGAAAAGAATGCATTGAATCCCAAAAGTAGAACCCAATTACAAAGAGAAAAATTTCAAGAATTGTTGAAACTTGTCAGTATTGATAATACAAAAAATATCAAGATTCATCTCGCAAATTCTGCTGGCATGATTCTTGGTAAAAACTTTCATTTTGATATGGTTCGCGTTGGATTGGCCATGTATGGTTATGATCCATTAATAAATACAACTGAAAAGTCGCTTCTTAAACCTGCTTTATTTTTGAAGGCTAAAGTGACTTTTGTTCGAACTATTGAGAAAGGTGTTGGAGTAAGTTATGGAAATAAATTTGTTAGTGATAGAAAAACAAAGTTAGCTGTCTTAAGTATTGGTTATGCTGACGGAATTATCAGGAGTCTCTCTGGTAAAATAAGTTTAATTCATAATAAAAAACTTTATCCTCAGGTAGGATCCATAACAATGGATCAAATGATGGTAGATATTACAGATTCTGAGGATATTAAAGTAGGTAGTACTATGCTATTACTAGGATCTGATGGAGAACAAACAATTTCTCCGATTGATTGGGCACATAAATGCGATAGTATTCCTTGGGAAATTCTTTGCTCTTTTAAAAACAGATTACCAAGAGTCCAAGTTGATTAG
- a CDS encoding HNH endonuclease: MRLIKYTASMTCKMIFGMSQTLVLNASYEPLNITSWRRAIILMIKGKAESLEEDQSYLIHSGQKLPTVIRLRYYVKVPFREVALTRKNILLRDNNSCQYCNHRGSDLSIDHVLPRSRGGTDNWENVTTACLRCNVQKGSRTPEEANMPLKRKPYRPLSNLNFEATRQIDSGKHKEWSKYVIGLAAKN; the protein is encoded by the coding sequence ATGCGCTTAATTAAATATACCGCTAGCATGACATGTAAAATGATTTTTGGCATGAGCCAGACACTTGTTTTAAATGCTTCTTATGAACCTTTAAATATAACTTCTTGGCGAAGAGCTATCATTTTAATGATTAAAGGTAAAGCAGAAAGTTTAGAAGAGGATCAATCATACTTAATACATTCTGGTCAAAAACTGCCTACTGTTATAAGGCTTCGTTATTACGTCAAAGTTCCTTTTAGAGAAGTTGCCCTTACAAGAAAAAATATACTTCTTAGAGACAATAATTCTTGCCAATATTGCAACCATAGAGGAAGTGATTTATCGATAGATCATGTTTTGCCAAGGAGCAGGGGTGGTACCGATAATTGGGAAAATGTAACAACAGCCTGTCTAAGATGTAATGTTCAAAAAGGTAGTAGAACTCCTGAAGAAGCAAATATGCCTTTAAAAAGAAAGCCATATCGCCCATTAAGCAATCTGAATTTTGAAGCGACGAGACAAATAGACTCTGGGAAACACAAAGAGTGGAGTAAATATGTGATCGGTTTAGCTGCTAAAAACTAA